From Candidatus Methylomirabilota bacterium, one genomic window encodes:
- a CDS encoding (Fe-S)-binding protein, with protein sequence MSPSHQWYGVIPGAVFFYALIVVAVALFARRATFLTRLMLTGKPAARCDHVPARLGSVIVNVLGQARLLRGDFWPGLMHATIFWGFCILTLGTLEFFGKGVTEAFYLPLLSNTPAYLILQDAFSLGVIAAIAYAMFRRLVTKPRRLTMSTEALLILLLIFGLMVTDLAADAGRILLAPAPSDRWQFAGRALALVSAGLPHGAVQALFHMSWWLHAVLLLGFLVYLPYSKHLHIMAAPLNVFFGPQTPKGQFPTADLENAESFGVGAVTEFTWKDLFDLYNCTECGRCTSGCPANVSGKELDPKWLILNLREHLLEGGQRLLAPGLLAKAENGGHETAHEVPMVGGVIKDNVLWACTTCRWCVDACPVFIEHVPKIVDMRRWLVLTESRFPAELQPTFRNLETNGNPWQMSWQTRADWAKDLGVKVMSDVSQAEYLYWVGCYGSFDERNKKVARAFVKLLQSAGVDFAILGNEEKCTGEPARRLGHEYLFQTLAQGNIETLKRYRFQKIITACPHCFNTIRSEYPNFDGHFKVIHHSQLLDELIQSGRLRVSRERDERISYHDPCYLGRYNDVYDEPRRVLRSICRSELIEMHLHREKGFCCGGGGGRVWLEENEGRRVSQVRVEQAMEVNPDILASACPFCLTMFEDGVKGKEVADKIKTRDIAEILAESLE encoded by the coding sequence ATGTCGCCCTCTCACCAGTGGTATGGGGTCATCCCCGGCGCGGTGTTTTTCTACGCGCTGATCGTGGTTGCCGTCGCCCTCTTCGCGCGCCGGGCGACCTTCCTCACCCGCCTCATGCTGACCGGGAAGCCGGCCGCCCGGTGCGACCACGTGCCCGCGCGCCTCGGCTCCGTCATCGTGAACGTCCTGGGCCAGGCGAGGCTCCTGCGGGGGGACTTCTGGCCCGGGCTCATGCATGCCACGATCTTCTGGGGCTTCTGCATCCTGACCCTCGGCACGCTCGAGTTCTTCGGCAAGGGCGTGACAGAGGCGTTCTACCTCCCGCTCCTTTCGAACACCCCGGCCTACCTGATCCTTCAAGACGCCTTCAGCCTGGGGGTCATCGCGGCCATCGCGTATGCGATGTTCCGCCGGCTCGTGACCAAGCCGCGCCGCCTGACGATGTCCACCGAGGCGCTGTTGATCCTGCTCCTCATCTTCGGTCTCATGGTGACGGACCTGGCTGCCGATGCCGGCCGGATCCTCCTGGCCCCGGCCCCGAGCGATCGCTGGCAGTTCGCCGGCCGGGCGTTGGCGCTCGTCTCGGCAGGGCTCCCCCACGGGGCGGTGCAGGCGCTCTTCCACATGTCTTGGTGGCTCCATGCCGTGCTCCTCCTGGGCTTCCTGGTGTACCTGCCGTACTCGAAGCACCTGCACATCATGGCCGCCCCGCTCAACGTGTTCTTCGGGCCGCAGACCCCGAAGGGCCAGTTCCCGACCGCGGACCTGGAAAACGCCGAGAGCTTCGGAGTCGGCGCAGTGACGGAGTTCACCTGGAAGGATCTCTTCGACCTCTACAACTGCACGGAGTGCGGGCGGTGCACGTCCGGCTGTCCTGCCAACGTCAGCGGCAAGGAGCTGGACCCGAAGTGGCTCATCCTCAACCTCCGGGAACACCTCCTGGAAGGCGGCCAGAGGCTGCTCGCCCCAGGGCTGCTCGCCAAGGCCGAAAACGGCGGGCACGAGACGGCCCATGAGGTGCCCATGGTGGGCGGAGTCATCAAGGACAACGTCCTCTGGGCCTGCACGACCTGCCGCTGGTGCGTGGACGCGTGCCCCGTGTTCATCGAGCACGTGCCGAAGATCGTGGACATGCGCCGGTGGCTTGTGCTGACCGAGTCGAGGTTTCCGGCGGAGCTGCAGCCCACGTTCCGCAACCTCGAGACCAACGGGAACCCGTGGCAGATGTCGTGGCAGACGCGGGCCGACTGGGCGAAGGACCTGGGCGTCAAGGTCATGAGCGACGTGAGCCAAGCCGAGTACCTCTACTGGGTCGGCTGCTACGGGTCTTTCGACGAGCGCAACAAGAAGGTCGCGCGGGCGTTCGTGAAGCTCCTGCAATCCGCCGGAGTGGATTTCGCCATCCTGGGCAACGAGGAGAAGTGCACGGGCGAGCCGGCCCGTCGCCTGGGGCACGAGTACCTGTTCCAGACCCTGGCCCAAGGGAACATCGAGACCCTGAAGCGCTACCGGTTCCAGAAGATCATCACCGCGTGCCCCCACTGCTTCAACACCATCCGGAGCGAGTACCCGAACTTCGATGGCCACTTCAAGGTCATCCACCACAGCCAGCTGCTGGACGAGCTGATTCAATCGGGCCGGCTCCGCGTCTCGCGCGAGCGGGATGAACGGATCAGCTATCACGACCCGTGCTACCTGGGCCGCTACAACGACGTGTACGACGAGCCACGGCGCGTGCTCCGCTCCATCTGCAGGAGCGAGCTGATCGAGATGCACCTCCACCGGGAAAAGGGGTTCTGCTGCGGCGGCGGGGGCGGCCGCGTCTGGCTCGAGGAGAACGAGGGCCGCCGCGTGAGCCAGGTGCGCGTGGAGCAGGCCATGGAGGTGAATCCCGACATCCTGGCGTCGGCATGCCCCTTCTGCCTGACCATGTTCGAGGACGGGGTGAAGGGCAAGGAGGTTGCCGACAAGATCAAGACCCGGGACATCGCCGAGATCCTCGCCGAGAGCCTCGAGTAG
- the meaB gene encoding methylmalonyl Co-A mutase-associated GTPase MeaB has translation MLPPEPAPQQKLVERMLAGDRLALARLITRVENRMPGVAEIMRSVQPRLGRAHLLGVTGPPGAGKSTLVDRLTARLRAEGASIGVIAVDPSSPFTGGAVLGDRIRMQAHTLDPDVFIRSMATRGSLGGLAAATGDVIKLMDAFGFPWILIETVGVGQTELDIIRQADTTVVTLVPESGDSIQAMKAGLMEVADIFVVNKADRDGAHALMGELRFSVHLHYSSSVAAKDIDWEIPVLAAQATNDVGVAELLAEVKRHRRVLEEAGALEKRRQARRRAELRTLLVEEFAGRVMAQVERDPELIAVVDAVAGGTLDAYSGVERILARLLHQP, from the coding sequence GTGCTTCCCCCCGAGCCCGCTCCTCAGCAGAAGCTCGTCGAGCGTATGTTGGCGGGCGACCGTCTCGCGCTGGCCCGCCTCATCACCCGCGTCGAGAACCGCATGCCCGGCGTGGCCGAGATCATGCGCTCCGTCCAGCCGCGCCTGGGCCGCGCGCACCTGCTGGGTGTCACCGGGCCTCCGGGCGCGGGCAAGTCCACGCTCGTTGACCGGCTCACGGCCAGGCTCCGCGCGGAAGGCGCCAGCATCGGCGTCATTGCCGTCGACCCGTCGAGCCCCTTCACGGGCGGCGCCGTCCTCGGCGACCGCATCCGCATGCAGGCGCACACCCTCGATCCCGACGTCTTCATCCGCAGCATGGCCACCCGCGGCAGTCTCGGAGGCCTCGCCGCCGCGACGGGAGACGTCATCAAGCTCATGGACGCCTTCGGCTTTCCGTGGATCCTCATCGAGACGGTCGGCGTCGGGCAGACGGAGCTCGACATCATCAGGCAGGCGGACACCACGGTTGTGACGCTCGTGCCCGAATCCGGCGACTCCATCCAGGCGATGAAGGCCGGGCTCATGGAGGTCGCGGATATCTTCGTGGTGAACAAGGCCGATCGCGACGGAGCGCATGCGCTCATGGGCGAGCTGCGCTTCTCGGTCCACCTCCACTACTCGAGCAGCGTGGCCGCCAAGGACATCGACTGGGAGATCCCCGTGCTGGCCGCCCAGGCGACCAACGACGTGGGCGTCGCCGAGCTGCTGGCGGAGGTGAAGCGCCACCGCCGGGTCCTCGAGGAGGCGGGCGCGCTCGAGAAGCGGCGCCAGGCGCGGCGGAGGGCGGAGCTTCGCACGCTCCTGGTCGAGGAATTCGCGGGGCGCGTGATGGCTCAGGTCGAGCGGGACCCGGAGCTGATCGCGGTCGTCGACGCCGTTGCGGGCGGTACGCTGGACGCCTACTCCGGCGTGGAGCGCATCCTGGCGCGGCTGCTGCACCAGCCTTGA
- a CDS encoding YceI family protein — protein sequence MIRRLIVAVLALAVALPAWASAEPINLKMLSNYSRATFKTDAPLETIVGTTAGPAVTGTLTVDPLKPAGGTGVIKVDLTTLTSGLAKRDADMQQPQYLDTANEANRFAVFEIKSIDIEGPLEPGKEILAKVRGILTIKQKPFETVADARVTYIRLTPAQVEAQKRFGFTSDNVKARVRFGTTFSNHGITIPQLMFLKLSNEIQLETDLTFVKQ from the coding sequence ATGATCCGACGACTCATCGTGGCTGTGCTTGCCCTGGCCGTGGCCCTGCCGGCCTGGGCATCGGCGGAGCCGATCAATCTCAAGATGCTGTCGAACTATTCGCGCGCCACGTTCAAGACGGACGCGCCGCTCGAGACGATCGTGGGTACTACGGCGGGGCCCGCGGTGACGGGCACCCTCACCGTGGATCCGCTCAAGCCCGCAGGCGGCACGGGCGTGATCAAGGTGGACCTGACCACGCTCACCAGCGGTCTGGCCAAGCGTGATGCGGACATGCAGCAGCCGCAGTACCTCGACACGGCCAATGAGGCGAACAGGTTCGCCGTCTTCGAGATCAAGAGCATCGACATCGAGGGGCCGCTCGAGCCGGGCAAGGAGATTCTGGCCAAGGTCCGGGGCATTCTCACGATCAAGCAGAAGCCCTTCGAGACCGTGGCCGATGCCCGCGTGACCTATATCAGGCTCACGCCCGCGCAGGTCGAGGCTCAGAAGCGGTTCGGCTTCACCAGCGACAATGTCAAGGCGCGCGTCCGATTCGGCACGACCTTCAGCAACCACGGCATCACCATCCCGCAGTTGATGTTCCTCAAGCTGTCGAACGAGATCCAGCTCGAGACCGACCTGACCTTCGTCAAGCAGTAG
- the rimI gene encoding ribosomal protein S18-alanine N-acetyltransferase, whose protein sequence is MAVSDLDQVLDIERASFPTPWTRAAFCYEIEQNKVARCTVLRGRRGIVGYLCLWEIGHEIHITNLAVQPEWRRRAVGRRLLAGALAEGIARGVALAFLEVRPSNTRALALYESLGFQVIGRRMGYYFDTGEDALVMEARLGGDAAQAVAGNQSTGS, encoded by the coding sequence ATGGCCGTGAGCGATCTCGACCAGGTGCTCGACATCGAGCGCGCGTCCTTCCCGACTCCATGGACCCGCGCGGCCTTCTGCTACGAGATCGAGCAGAACAAGGTCGCCCGCTGCACGGTGCTGCGCGGCCGGCGCGGGATTGTCGGCTACCTGTGCCTGTGGGAAATCGGCCACGAGATCCACATCACCAACCTGGCCGTGCAGCCCGAGTGGCGGCGGCGCGCGGTCGGTCGTCGGCTGCTCGCCGGCGCGCTGGCTGAGGGGATCGCGCGCGGCGTGGCCCTGGCGTTCCTCGAGGTGCGTCCGAGCAACACGCGGGCGCTGGCGCTCTACGAGAGCCTGGGGTTCCAGGTCATCGGTAGACGCATGGGTTATTATTTCGACACAGGCGAGGATGCCCTCGTCATGGAGGCGCGGCTGGGCGGCGATGCCGCCCAGGCCGTGGCTGGGAACCAGAGCACGGGCTCCTGA
- the tsaB gene encoding tRNA (adenosine(37)-N6)-threonylcarbamoyltransferase complex dimerization subunit type 1 TsaB, producing MKLLAVESATLSGGVALLDDDRLLGEITLNIAITHSERLMSAVDRLLTDCGLAPADLDGLAVSVGPGSFTGLRVGLATVKALAMALDLPVAPVPTLDALAARLPFADAPVCPILDARKGEVYLSLYRWSGSGMERQWDYLALPPESAAARLEAPIILLGDGIEACRPWLHRLGEGARVTPAAQRLPSAAAVAVLGRAALVAGGGVSAEALAPLYLRPSEAELKARRG from the coding sequence ATGAAGCTGCTCGCCGTCGAGAGCGCCACGCTGTCGGGCGGAGTCGCGCTGCTGGACGACGACCGCCTGCTCGGCGAGATCACGCTGAACATCGCCATCACGCACTCGGAGCGCCTCATGTCCGCGGTGGACCGCCTGCTCACCGACTGCGGCCTCGCTCCGGCGGATCTGGACGGTCTCGCCGTCTCCGTGGGGCCGGGCTCCTTCACGGGGCTCCGCGTGGGCTTGGCGACCGTCAAGGCGCTTGCCATGGCGCTCGACCTGCCGGTGGCCCCCGTGCCGACGCTCGACGCGCTCGCCGCCCGTCTACCCTTCGCGGATGCTCCCGTCTGCCCCATCCTCGATGCGCGCAAGGGAGAGGTCTATCTCTCGCTCTACCGGTGGAGCGGGAGCGGGATGGAGCGGCAGTGGGACTACCTGGCGCTGCCGCCGGAGTCGGCGGCGGCGCGGCTCGAGGCGCCGATTATCCTGCTGGGCGACGGGATCGAGGCCTGCCGCCCCTGGCTCCATCGGCTGGGCGAGGGCGCTCGGGTCACTCCGGCCGCCCAGCGATTGCCCTCGGCGGCCGCCGTGGCCGTACTCGGGCGCGCTGCGCTCGTCGCGGGCGGCGGCGTGAGCGCCGAGGCGCTGGCGCCGCTCTATCTCCGCCCGTCGGAGGCCGAGCTCAAGGCGCGGCGGGGCTGA
- a CDS encoding phosphoribosyltransferase family protein, with the protein MDAEVREKIHLEILKRTGAYHANDHILLPSGQHTSEYIEKTLVTTEASFTEGLGAVIAKHFAPWPIDVVLSTGPGALILSHCVARAHPSRPTLMYGTKGVSAGKRKVTLPAEFHRLIRPATKVLIVEDLVSSGTTVKLLSDLVEELGGQVIGIGALWRRTKKAEVAGKEIFSLVSRDFPTYPPEQCPMCKKGMALNQEFVRRREHRKPSSVREPS; encoded by the coding sequence ATGGACGCCGAAGTACGCGAGAAGATCCACCTGGAAATCCTCAAGCGCACCGGCGCCTACCACGCCAACGACCACATCCTCCTGCCGTCGGGGCAGCACACGAGCGAGTACATCGAAAAGACTCTGGTCACCACGGAGGCCTCCTTCACCGAAGGGCTGGGCGCCGTCATCGCCAAGCATTTCGCCCCGTGGCCTATCGACGTGGTGCTCTCGACCGGCCCCGGCGCGCTCATCCTCTCCCACTGCGTGGCGCGCGCCCACCCGTCGCGCCCCACCCTCATGTACGGCACCAAGGGCGTGAGCGCGGGGAAGCGCAAGGTGACGCTGCCTGCGGAGTTCCACCGGCTGATCCGCCCCGCCACCAAGGTGCTGATCGTGGAAGACCTCGTCAGCTCCGGCACCACGGTCAAGCTCTTGAGCGATCTCGTCGAGGAGCTGGGAGGGCAGGTCATCGGCATCGGCGCCCTCTGGCGCCGCACGAAGAAGGCCGAGGTCGCGGGCAAGGAGATCTTCAGCCTCGTGAGCCGCGACTTCCCGACGTATCCGCCCGAGCAGTGCCCGATGTGCAAGAAGGGGATGGCGCTCAACCAGGAATTCGTCCGCCGTCGCGAGCACCGCAAGCCCTCCTCGGTGCGCGAGCCGAGCTAG
- a CDS encoding DMT family transporter produces the protein MSHRDAYILLSLVALLWAGNYPVSKIGLAELGPITLTTARAVLVTPVLLLLARLLQGPLPTLRRSDYTTFIVLSLTGLVGNTTIWFWGMKYTSPINAGILGAAAPAVVAVIGALWLGDRMSRAGMAGIALTVAAVVLTISHGSIQTLQTLSFNHGDLLILTSEIGWVTYALYSRATTTQLAPVTIMAGAHVVSSVLLLPLALAVEGWTPLTRAGWAGWGVVLYGAFPVTLGHLWFYQGIRTVGAGRAAVFTNLIPFLVIGLSWGILGEPIRWYHAVGATVVIAGVVLTTRR, from the coding sequence ATGAGCCACCGAGACGCGTACATCCTGCTCTCACTGGTCGCCCTCCTTTGGGCCGGCAACTACCCCGTGAGCAAGATCGGTCTCGCCGAGCTGGGCCCGATCACGCTGACGACCGCGCGCGCCGTGCTCGTGACACCCGTGCTCCTCCTCTTAGCAAGGCTTCTGCAGGGCCCCCTGCCGACCTTGAGGCGCAGCGACTACACGACCTTCATCGTCCTCTCCCTGACCGGGCTCGTGGGCAACACGACGATCTGGTTCTGGGGGATGAAGTACACGAGCCCGATCAACGCGGGCATCCTGGGGGCGGCGGCTCCCGCCGTCGTCGCCGTGATCGGCGCGCTCTGGCTCGGCGATCGGATGTCGCGGGCGGGCATGGCGGGCATTGCGCTGACCGTGGCTGCCGTGGTCCTGACCATCTCTCACGGCTCGATCCAGACGCTGCAAACCCTTTCCTTCAACCACGGCGACCTGCTGATCCTGACCTCCGAGATCGGCTGGGTCACCTACGCGCTCTACAGCCGGGCGACGACGACTCAGCTGGCGCCCGTGACCATCATGGCCGGGGCCCACGTGGTCTCCTCCGTGCTGCTGCTGCCCCTGGCGCTGGCCGTCGAGGGATGGACTCCGCTCACGCGCGCCGGCTGGGCCGGCTGGGGCGTGGTCCTCTACGGCGCCTTCCCGGTGACGCTCGGGCACCTCTGGTTCTACCAGGGCATCCGCACGGTGGGGGCAGGGCGGGCGGCGGTCTTCACCAATCTCATCCCATTCCTGGTGATCGGACTCTCGTGGGGGATCCTCGGCGAGCCCATCCGCTGGTATCACGCCGTCGGCGCCACCGTGGTGATCGCCGGCGTCGTCCTGACGACCCGGCGCTGA
- a CDS encoding cytochrome c3 family protein, with protein sequence MRRRTFGWCAIALAGLALIASITFAGVITKERDNRFCFACHLHEEKFKRFTSVPFTDLTGPHHAERVRCIDCHGGADVVMRLRVWSLAAMDTGKFLVGSYREPDHMRLALRPKECTQCHTPILKRQPALTAEQEEALEGRAGNAYHAIRPHDSVRTTCVQCHTSHTTDGDPKAQFIARKRVEPICRECHKTLGE encoded by the coding sequence GTGCGCCGCCGCACGTTCGGATGGTGCGCCATCGCCCTGGCGGGGCTCGCGTTGATCGCGAGCATCACATTCGCCGGCGTGATCACCAAGGAGCGCGACAACCGCTTCTGCTTTGCCTGCCACCTGCACGAGGAGAAGTTCAAGCGCTTCACCTCGGTCCCCTTCACCGACCTCACCGGCCCGCACCACGCCGAGCGCGTGCGCTGCATCGACTGCCACGGCGGGGCCGACGTGGTGATGCGCCTGCGCGTGTGGTCCCTCGCGGCCATGGATACGGGCAAGTTCCTGGTGGGGAGCTACCGCGAGCCCGACCACATGAGGCTCGCGCTCCGCCCGAAGGAGTGCACCCAGTGCCACACCCCGATCCTCAAGCGACAGCCGGCGCTCACGGCCGAGCAGGAGGAGGCGCTGGAGGGGCGCGCGGGCAACGCGTACCACGCGATTCGGCCCCACGACAGTGTCCGGACAACCTGCGTGCAGTGTCACACCTCGCATACCACGGACGGCGACCCCAAGGCCCAGTTCATCGCCCGAAAGCGCGTGGAGCCGATCTGCCGCGAGTGCCACAAGACCCTCGGCGAGTGA